One region of Suncus etruscus isolate mSunEtr1 chromosome 5, mSunEtr1.pri.cur, whole genome shotgun sequence genomic DNA includes:
- the EN1 gene encoding homeobox protein engrailed-1, whose product MEEQQPEPKSQRDSGLGAAVAAAAAPGSLNLTSLSSPAGGGGGSSSGSGSDGDSVPVSPQPAPPSPPAAPCLPPLAHHPHLPPHPPPLPPPPPPPQHLAAPHPPPPPAAQLHRTTNFFIDNILRPDFGCKKEPPPPQQQLLVAAAAAGGVAAAAAAAAGGGRAERDRGQTGAGRERDPVHPLGTRAPGAASLLCAPDANCGPADGSPPAVTVSTGASKAGNPAAAAAAAAAAAAAVAAAAAAAAATKPSDSSGGSGGGVGSPGGPGAKYPEHGNPAILLMGSANGGPVVKTDSQQPLVWPAWVYCTRYSDRPSSGPRTRKLKKKKNEKEDKRPRTAFTAEQLQRLKAEFQANRYITEQRRQTLAQELSLNESQIKIWFQNKRAKIKKATGIKNGLALHLMAQGLYNHSTTTVQDKDESE is encoded by the exons ATGGAAGAACAGCAGCCGGAACCGAAAAGTCAGCGCGATTCGGGCCTCGGCGCGGccgtggcggcggcggcggccccggGGAGCCTGAACCTCACCAGCCTGAGCAGCcccgcgggcggcggcggcggcagcagcagcggcagcggcagcgaTGGAGACAGCGTGCCGGTGTCCCCGCAGCCCGCGCCCCCCTCGCCGCCCGCGGCACCCTGCCTGCCGCCCCTGGCCCACCACCCGCACCTCCCCCCGCACCCCCCGcccctgccgccgccgccgccgccgccgcagcacCTCGCGGCACCccacccgccgccgccgcccgcggcCCAGCTGCACCGCACCACCAACTTTTTCATCGACAACATCCTAAGGCCGGACTTCGGCTGCAAAaaggagccgccgccgccgcagcagCAGCTCCTGGTAGCGGCGGCAGCTGCGGGAGGagttgcagcagcagcagcagcagcagcgggagGAGGCCGAGCGGAGCGTGACCGCGGCCAGACCGGCGCAGGTAGAGAGAGAGACCCCGTCCACCCGCTGGGCACGCGGGCGCCCGGCGCCGCCTCGCTCCTGTGCGCCCCGGACGCGAACTGTGGCCCGGCCGACGGCTCCCCGCCGGCTGTCACCGTCAGCACGGGCGCGTCCAAGGCTGGCAacccggcggcggcggcagcggcggcggcggctgcagcGGCGGCagtggcagcggcggcggcggcggcggcggcgacgaaACCTTCGGACAgcagcggcggcagcggcggcggcgtgGGCAGCCCAGGTGGCCCCGGGGCCAAGTACCCAGAGCATGGCAACCCCGCCATCCTGCTGATGGGATCAGCCAACGGCGGGCCCGTGGTCAAAACTGACTCGCAGCAGCCTCTGGTATGGCCCGCCTGGGTCTACTGCACGCGCTACTCGGATCGTCCGTCCTCCG GTCCTCGCACCAGGAagctgaagaagaagaagaacgagAAGGAGGACAAGCGGCCCCGAACGGCATTCACGGCGGAGCAGCTGCAGAGACTCAAGGCGGAGTTCCAGGCGAACCGCTACATCACGGAGCAGCGGCGGCAGACCCTGGCCCAGGAGCTCAGTCTCAACGAGTCCCAGATCAAGATTTGGTTCCAGAACAAGCGCGCCAAGATCAAGAAGGCCACGGGCATCAAGAACGGCCTGGCGCTGCACCTCATGGCGCAGGGACTGTACAACCACTCCACCACCACGGTGCAGGACAAAGACGAGAGCGAGTAG